From Methanosarcina lacustris Z-7289, one genomic window encodes:
- a CDS encoding sensor histidine kinase, giving the protein MLEVSTIDISKKVLIITLLIFAVLTAAFTFTHNMQLSTFLELEKADTLKNVERVQNAVVARQGYIDYLVQDWACWNDTYQFIEDRNQQYIDVDLQNETLAGIRVNIMIFVNESGNVIYAKSVDVDSKEEKSVPAGLLKMIEAGTLLTKGKNDTIRGIILLDEGPMFISCHPILTTKYEGPSRGTLIFGRFFDNYLLESFKDVTRSSLSMYRTDQEMPPDFQEELIKFLETPDQTFVEPLSEEKVAGYFELRDISDQPALIIRADFPRELYLHGERTLNHMYLFLLFTGLLTGLGVKFALDRLFISRLVEIDDFVTKVRSEKDLSKRLSLKDDDELYRLSREINGMLNEIDLAEQGLKAQERDKKVLLDSLNELVVFVNPEMRIIWANKAALKYMQIDLEKAVGVFIKAAPNISGQLVEHLQIEQVFVTGEKKSGEFTSKDGRTWFIQAIPVADENGKIMGVMETRRDVTESKKAEQLLQEKLVAEVANRTKSEFLANMSHELRTPLNSIIGFSDLLYEKVYGELNAKQSKAVGNISRSGKHLLNLINEILDLSKVEAGKLELNYTEFELASKLNAIKNMLSPIAGKKLIKVEIQVDRNLTTIRADEARFVQILYNLLDNAIKFSHENGLVKINARKKGDLVEVIVKDNGIGINVEDQKKLFKPFSQVDSFFSKQFQGTGLGLALVKQLVSLHGGYIWFSSKTGEGSTFAFTIPINGDQRDGGNGEVESLNSAKKDEKPDF; this is encoded by the coding sequence ATCTTAGAGGTGTCCACGATAGATATCAGCAAAAAGGTACTTATAATAACCCTCTTAATTTTTGCAGTCCTTACGGCTGCGTTTACGTTCACGCACAACATGCAGCTGTCAACCTTTTTAGAGCTTGAGAAGGCTGATACATTAAAAAATGTAGAGCGTGTGCAAAACGCAGTCGTCGCCCGGCAGGGTTATATTGATTACCTCGTCCAGGACTGGGCTTGCTGGAATGATACCTATCAGTTTATAGAAGACAGGAACCAGCAGTATATCGATGTGGACCTTCAGAATGAGACGCTTGCAGGAATTAGAGTTAATATAATGATTTTTGTAAATGAATCAGGGAACGTGATCTATGCAAAATCGGTAGATGTTGATTCTAAGGAAGAAAAATCGGTTCCAGCAGGGCTTCTGAAAATGATCGAAGCCGGAACTCTTCTGACAAAAGGAAAAAACGATACCATACGCGGCATTATTTTGCTCGACGAAGGCCCTATGTTTATTTCGTGCCATCCTATTCTTACGACAAAATACGAAGGACCTTCAAGGGGTACTCTCATTTTCGGGAGGTTTTTTGACAATTACCTCCTTGAATCCTTCAAAGACGTTACACGTTCTTCCCTTTCTATGTACAGGACCGATCAGGAAATGCCCCCTGATTTTCAGGAAGAACTTATTAAATTTTTGGAAACTCCTGACCAGACCTTTGTGGAACCTCTCAGTGAAGAGAAGGTAGCAGGTTATTTTGAGTTAAGGGATATCTCAGACCAGCCTGCCCTTATCATCAGAGCCGATTTCCCAAGAGAACTTTATTTACATGGTGAGAGAACCCTCAACCATATGTATTTATTCTTGCTGTTTACAGGGCTCTTGACCGGTCTCGGGGTTAAGTTTGCTCTTGACAGACTGTTCATCTCAAGGTTAGTAGAAATCGATGACTTCGTTACAAAAGTCAGGTCGGAAAAAGACCTTTCCAAACGTTTGTCCCTGAAAGACGACGATGAACTTTATCGCCTGTCAAGAGAAATAAATGGGATGTTAAACGAAATCGATCTGGCAGAACAGGGATTAAAGGCCCAGGAACGTGATAAAAAAGTCCTGCTCGACTCACTCAACGAACTTGTCGTTTTTGTGAACCCTGAAATGAGAATAATATGGGCAAACAAGGCTGCCCTCAAATATATGCAAATAGACCTGGAAAAGGCGGTAGGGGTTTTTATAAAAGCTGCTCCGAACATAAGTGGTCAGTTAGTTGAGCATCTTCAGATTGAACAGGTCTTCGTGACAGGTGAGAAAAAGTCAGGAGAGTTTACTTCAAAAGACGGGAGGACCTGGTTTATCCAGGCAATTCCTGTAGCTGATGAAAATGGAAAGATTATGGGGGTTATGGAAACCCGCAGAGACGTTACGGAAAGCAAGAAAGCCGAGCAACTCCTTCAGGAAAAACTGGTTGCAGAGGTTGCAAACCGTACGAAGAGCGAATTTCTGGCAAACATGAGTCATGAACTGAGGACTCCACTTAACTCAATCATAGGTTTTTCCGACCTCCTGTATGAAAAGGTTTACGGGGAACTTAATGCAAAACAGAGCAAGGCTGTAGGAAATATATCCAGAAGTGGAAAACACCTTCTGAATCTTATTAACGAGATCCTTGATCTATCTAAAGTGGAAGCTGGAAAGCTCGAACTCAATTATACAGAGTTTGAGCTTGCCAGTAAACTTAATGCAATAAAAAATATGCTATCCCCTATTGCAGGTAAGAAACTCATTAAGGTTGAAATCCAGGTGGATCGAAACCTTACCACAATCCGTGCCGATGAAGCTCGTTTTGTTCAGATCCTGTACAACCTGCTGGATAATGCTATTAAGTTCTCGCATGAAAATGGACTTGTGAAGATAAATGCAAGAAAGAAAGGGGACCTGGTAGAGGTAATAGTTAAAGACAATGGAATAGGGATCAATGTTGAGGATCAGAAGAAGCTTTTCAAACCTTTCAGTCAGGTCGATTCCTTTTTCTCAAAACAATTCCAGGGAACAGGACTCGGACTCGCACTTGTAAAACAGCTTGTTAGCCTGCATGGGGGATATATCTGGTTCAGCAGCAAGACAGGGGAAGGAAGCACCTTTGCCTTCACAATTCCTATAAACGGAGATCAACGAGATGGGGGCAACGGCGAAGTAGAATCACTCAATAGTGCAAAAAAGGATGAAAAACCGGACTTTTAA
- a CDS encoding fasciclin domain-containing protein, producing MVLFASGCSSSTQEVENKTGGVVEEVTEGAGSIVEGAEDIAGENKTETMPDKNIVQTAEDAGSFKTLVTAIKAAGLEETLSGKGPFTVFAPTDEAFAALPAGTLDSLLKDKAALTRVLTYHVASGKYMAADVVGMTSIKTLEGSELPVNTTEGVKVGDANVTATDIEASNGVIHVIDKVLIPPK from the coding sequence GTGGTTCTGTTTGCTTCTGGCTGTTCAAGCTCTACACAGGAAGTTGAAAATAAAACCGGTGGAGTAGTCGAAGAAGTAACTGAAGGAGCAGGAAGTATTGTTGAAGGAGCAGAAGATATAGCTGGCGAAAATAAAACCGAAACAATGCCGGATAAAAATATCGTTCAAACTGCGGAAGATGCAGGTTCCTTCAAAACTCTCGTTACGGCCATAAAAGCTGCAGGGCTTGAGGAAACCCTGAGTGGAAAAGGTCCCTTCACGGTCTTTGCCCCGACGGATGAGGCTTTTGCAGCCCTGCCGGCAGGTACGCTCGACAGCCTGCTCAAAGATAAGGCAGCCCTTACCAGAGTGCTTACCTACCACGTTGCTTCCGGAAAGTATATGGCTGCCGATGTTGTGGGCATGACATCCATTAAAACACTTGAAGGAAGTGAACTCCCGGTCAATACAACCGAAGGGGTAAAAGTTGGGGATGCAAACGTCACTGCAACTGACATCGAAGCCAGCAACGGAGTCATCCACGTAATAGACAAAGTGCTGATCCCGCCGAAATAA
- a CDS encoding pyridoxamine 5'-phosphate oxidase family protein, translating to MVKLNEEMKTAYSKVKIFPVATASKEGVPNVVPIGFCQLVDDETIWIVDNFMVKSLANLKENPNVAIYVWGPETGGCFQIKGKATLISSGAKFDKMKAMVNAAKPGLPAKTLIEVGISGVFQCSPGPEAGKKLL from the coding sequence ATGGTAAAGTTAAACGAAGAAATGAAAACTGCTTATTCAAAAGTAAAGATATTCCCTGTTGCTACGGCTTCAAAAGAGGGAGTTCCTAACGTAGTGCCTATAGGTTTCTGCCAGCTCGTAGATGATGAGACTATCTGGATTGTAGACAACTTCATGGTTAAATCCCTGGCAAATCTAAAAGAAAATCCAAACGTTGCAATCTATGTATGGGGCCCGGAAACAGGCGGCTGCTTCCAAATAAAAGGAAAGGCTACACTTATCAGTTCAGGCGCAAAATTCGATAAAATGAAAGCAATGGTGAATGCTGCAAAGCCAGGTCTTCCTGCAAAAACCCTCATCGAAGTCGGGATTAGCGGCGTATTCCAGTGTTCGCCCGGTCCTGAAGCTGGAAAGAAACTTCTGTGA
- a CDS encoding YkgJ family cysteine cluster protein produces MIFKKIPMHMYENFHKMFSGSNQNTFEICRKCGGACEHNKIGTLLPGEKEYMANKMGISISEFKLRYLDLLKMDDGTLVHVLKLGELCPFLNKETEECECSDFKPVICKIYPVVFRVEGKKVNFTIDNWCQLSRKKVCRNYFESAIPFLSRFPIPFEWFNHVISYDDLNFDYDQLRKCRKGKGQYAVFNLEELLSLQIDCVEVYKVELSKVEV; encoded by the coding sequence TTGATATTTAAAAAGATACCCATGCATATGTACGAAAACTTCCATAAGATGTTTAGTGGAAGTAACCAGAATACTTTTGAGATCTGCAGGAAGTGCGGAGGAGCTTGTGAGCACAATAAAATAGGAACTCTGCTACCTGGAGAAAAAGAATATATGGCAAATAAAATGGGTATCAGTATTTCCGAATTCAAACTAAGATATCTGGATCTCTTGAAAATGGATGACGGGACTCTTGTTCATGTATTAAAGCTTGGAGAATTATGTCCTTTTTTGAACAAAGAAACCGAAGAATGCGAATGCAGTGATTTCAAACCTGTAATCTGTAAAATCTACCCGGTTGTTTTCAGGGTTGAAGGTAAAAAGGTAAATTTCACAATCGATAACTGGTGTCAATTATCAAGGAAAAAAGTTTGCAGGAACTACTTCGAATCTGCAATCCCTTTTTTGTCCCGTTTTCCTATCCCTTTTGAATGGTTCAATCATGTGATAAGCTACGATGACCTTAATTTTGATTATGACCAGTTAAGAAAATGCAGAAAAGGAAAGGGTCAGTACGCAGTTTTTAATCTGGAAGAACTTTTGAGCCTCCAGATAGATTGTGTTGAAGTGTATAAGGTAGAATTAAGTAAGGTAGAAGTGTAA